In one window of Rhodanobacter sp. FDAARGOS 1247 DNA:
- a CDS encoding DEAD/DEAH box helicase has product MSALPDRYATDDLVLRDPGDGRTLAQRLSKRYAARITGAFVVPGREGSFAPLPADLPPAVAQALRTRGIEQLYSHQAEAWKATQSGAHVAIVTPTASGKSLCYTLPVISAAMQDKAKALYLFPTKALAQDQVAELLELNNAGELGVKAFTFDGDTPGDARQAIRLHGDIVVSNPDMLHQAILPHHTKWAQFFENLRYVVIDEVHTYRGVFGSHVANVIRRLKRVCAFYGATPQFILCSATIGNPQEHAEALIEDAVTAITESGAPTGDKHVLLWNPPVVNPDLGLRASARSQTNRIARLAIKSGMKTLVFAQSRSMVEVLTKYLKDVFDHDPRKPPRIRAYRGGYLPKERRAAEREMRAGSIDGIVSTSALELGVDIGSLDVVVLNGYPGSVAATWQRFGRAGRRQQSALGVLVASSDPLDQYLVRHPEFFQDATPEHARIQPDQPLILLDHIRCAAFELPFVGDEMFGTEVTTPWLDLLGEEGVLHREGDRWEWIADSYPAIAVSLRSVADGNFVVVDRTDGRQTIIAEVDYSAAAVTLYEGAIHMIQSLPYQVEKLDWEGRKAYVTRTQVDYYTDAIDYTKLKVLDCFDSSHAGCGQAHHGEVHVVRRVPGYKKIRFYSHENIGYGPVNLPDQELHTTAVWWQLPQAVLDAAFEQRQQALDGFLGAAYALHIVATVAVMAEARDLQKSVGSGDGAWFVSADLSGRGQIRGNDGQPAMLAPGAPFTPTVYLYDAFPGGIGQSEPLFQRREDLVAQSISLIERCDCRAGCPACVGPVLAADEEAASTVKALALRVLALLVAL; this is encoded by the coding sequence ATGAGCGCCTTGCCCGACCGTTACGCCACCGATGACCTGGTACTGCGCGACCCCGGCGATGGCCGCACGCTGGCCCAGCGCCTGTCGAAGCGCTACGCGGCGCGGATCACCGGCGCCTTCGTGGTGCCCGGTCGCGAGGGCAGCTTCGCGCCGTTGCCCGCGGATCTTCCGCCGGCCGTGGCGCAAGCCCTGCGCACGCGGGGCATCGAGCAGCTCTACAGCCATCAGGCCGAGGCGTGGAAGGCCACGCAGTCCGGCGCGCACGTCGCCATCGTCACGCCCACCGCCTCGGGCAAGTCACTGTGCTACACGCTGCCGGTGATCAGCGCGGCGATGCAGGACAAGGCCAAGGCGCTGTACCTGTTCCCGACCAAGGCGTTGGCGCAGGACCAGGTGGCCGAACTGCTGGAGTTGAACAACGCCGGCGAGCTGGGCGTGAAAGCCTTCACCTTCGATGGCGATACGCCCGGCGATGCGCGGCAGGCGATCCGCCTGCATGGCGACATCGTGGTCAGCAACCCGGACATGCTGCACCAGGCGATCCTGCCGCACCACACCAAGTGGGCGCAGTTTTTCGAGAACCTGCGCTACGTGGTGATCGACGAGGTGCACACCTACCGTGGCGTGTTCGGCTCGCACGTAGCCAACGTGATCCGCCGGCTGAAACGCGTCTGCGCGTTCTACGGCGCCACCCCGCAATTCATCCTGTGCTCGGCCACCATCGGCAATCCGCAGGAGCACGCCGAGGCGCTGATCGAAGACGCGGTCACCGCGATCACCGAAAGCGGCGCGCCCACCGGCGACAAGCATGTGTTGTTGTGGAATCCGCCGGTGGTCAATCCCGACCTCGGCCTGCGCGCCTCGGCCCGTTCGCAGACCAACCGCATCGCGCGGCTGGCGATCAAGTCGGGCATGAAGACGCTGGTGTTCGCCCAGTCGCGCAGCATGGTCGAGGTGCTCACCAAATACCTCAAGGACGTGTTCGACCATGACCCGCGCAAGCCGCCACGCATCCGCGCGTATCGCGGCGGCTACCTGCCGAAGGAACGCCGCGCGGCGGAACGCGAAATGCGCGCGGGCAGCATCGACGGCATCGTGAGCACGTCCGCGCTGGAGCTGGGCGTGGATATCGGCAGCCTCGACGTGGTGGTGCTGAACGGCTACCCCGGCTCGGTCGCCGCCACCTGGCAGCGCTTCGGCCGCGCCGGCCGGCGCCAGCAATCCGCGCTGGGCGTGCTGGTGGCCAGCTCCGATCCGCTGGACCAGTACCTGGTGCGGCATCCGGAATTCTTCCAGGACGCCACGCCCGAGCATGCCCGCATCCAGCCGGATCAGCCGCTGATCCTGCTCGACCACATCCGCTGCGCCGCGTTCGAGTTGCCGTTCGTCGGTGACGAGATGTTCGGCACTGAAGTGACCACGCCGTGGCTGGACTTGCTGGGCGAGGAAGGCGTGCTGCATCGCGAGGGCGATCGCTGGGAATGGATTGCCGACAGTTACCCGGCCATCGCGGTCTCGCTGCGCTCGGTCGCCGACGGCAATTTCGTGGTGGTCGATCGCACCGACGGTCGCCAGACCATCATCGCCGAGGTCGACTACTCCGCCGCCGCGGTGACGCTGTACGAAGGCGCCATCCACATGATCCAGTCGCTGCCCTACCAGGTCGAGAAGCTGGACTGGGAAGGCCGCAAGGCGTATGTCACGCGCACCCAGGTCGACTACTACACCGACGCCATCGACTACACCAAATTGAAAGTGCTGGACTGCTTCGACAGCTCGCACGCGGGCTGCGGCCAGGCGCATCACGGCGAGGTGCACGTGGTGCGCCGCGTGCCGGGCTACAAGAAGATCCGCTTCTACTCGCACGAGAACATCGGCTACGGCCCGGTCAACCTGCCCGACCAGGAACTGCACACCACCGCGGTGTGGTGGCAACTGCCGCAGGCGGTGCTGGATGCTGCGTTCGAACAGCGCCAGCAGGCGCTGGACGGCTTCCTCGGCGCGGCTTATGCGCTGCACATCGTGGCCACCGTGGCGGTGATGGCTGAGGCGCGCGACCTGCAGAAGTCCGTGGGCTCGGGCGATGGCGCGTGGTTCGTCAGCGCCGACCTCAGTGGCCGCGGCCAGATCCGCGGCAACGACGGCCAGCCCGCCATGCTGGCGCCAGGTGCGCCGTTCACGCCCACCGTCTACCTGTACGACGCCTTCCCCGGCGGCATCGGCCAGAGCGAGCCGCTGTTCCAGCGTCGCGAGGATCTGGTGGCGCAATCGATCAGCCTGATCGAACGCTGCGACTGCCGCGCCGGCTGCCCCGCCTGTGTCGGCCCGGTATTGGCCGCGGACGAAGAGGCAGCCAGCACGGTGAAGGCGCTGGCGCTGCGCGTACTGGCCTTGCTGGTGGCGCTGTGA
- a CDS encoding SRPBCC family protein: MATVRKDIITTAHPDDAWDAIRDIGALHTRLVPGFVIDTCLEPGARRVTFANGQCVREPIITLGECSRRLVWSAEGVGATHYNASAQVVAEPGATRVVWLADFLPDDIGGAIEAAMDAGAHAMKVALDRLSR; encoded by the coding sequence TTGGCAACCGTACGCAAGGACATCATCACCACAGCCCATCCCGACGATGCATGGGATGCGATCCGCGACATCGGTGCGCTGCATACGCGCCTGGTGCCCGGCTTCGTCATCGACACCTGTCTCGAACCCGGTGCGCGGCGGGTCACCTTTGCCAATGGCCAGTGCGTGCGCGAGCCGATCATCACCCTGGGCGAGTGCAGCCGTCGACTGGTGTGGTCGGCCGAAGGCGTGGGTGCCACGCACTACAACGCCTCCGCCCAGGTGGTGGCCGAACCGGGCGCCACTCGTGTCGTCTGGCTGGCGGATTTCCTGCCCGACGATATCGGTGGCGCGATCGAGGCAGCGATGGATGCTGGTGCGCACGCGATGAAGGTGGCCCTGGACAGACTGTCGCGCTGA
- a CDS encoding VOC family protein → MIDHLSIGVRDITRARAFYDAALQPLGYRCLSADATSLGYGATSVAFWVLRSEAPVPANDASGLHICLLAPSRTSVDAFHAAALAHGGRDNGGPALRTDYSANYYAAFVSDPDGYRIEAYCGSSA, encoded by the coding sequence ATGATCGACCACTTGTCCATCGGCGTCCGTGACATCACGCGTGCCAGGGCCTTCTACGACGCCGCATTGCAGCCGCTGGGCTATCGCTGTCTCAGTGCGGATGCAACCTCGCTCGGCTACGGCGCGACTTCGGTGGCGTTCTGGGTGCTGCGCAGCGAGGCACCGGTTCCGGCCAACGACGCCTCGGGGTTGCACATCTGCCTGCTGGCTCCCAGCCGCACCAGCGTTGATGCCTTCCATGCCGCTGCGCTCGCTCATGGCGGGCGCGACAACGGGGGACCTGCGCTTCGGACGGATTACAGCGCGAATTATTACGCCGCGTTCGTGAGCGACCCTGACGGCTACCGCATCGAGGCTTATTGCGGCAGCTCTGCGTGA
- a CDS encoding AraC family transcriptional regulator, protein MLFDGKACSPVTIEATTLASGNGWSVQEVICSAGPRDRAFEERHETVSVAAVLAGTFLYRSGQGDTLLAPGSLLLGNHGQCFECGHEHGTGDHCLSFHFTPACWENLVAAMPGVRKATFGHSHVPPAASLTRLLARLESARQEAVRQGNAAALEEIAIDLAGIALHVDAGLRPRSGRLGRHDAQRVSDAVRRIEASAQLADDSLTLGELSREAGLSPWHFLRVFRRVVGMTPHQYVLRTRMHRAAVQLRDSTTSISGIAFEAGFSDLSTFNHRFRAVMGMNPGSYRARPKC, encoded by the coding sequence TTGCTGTTCGACGGAAAGGCCTGTTCCCCGGTGACGATAGAGGCAACAACATTGGCCAGCGGCAATGGCTGGAGCGTGCAGGAGGTGATCTGCAGCGCCGGGCCGCGCGATCGTGCGTTCGAGGAGCGCCATGAGACGGTCTCCGTCGCGGCGGTCCTCGCCGGGACCTTCCTGTATCGCAGCGGTCAGGGTGATACTCTGCTGGCGCCCGGGTCGTTGCTGCTCGGCAACCATGGCCAGTGTTTTGAATGCGGACACGAACACGGCACCGGCGATCACTGTCTGTCCTTCCATTTCACCCCGGCCTGCTGGGAAAACCTGGTAGCCGCCATGCCCGGCGTACGTAAGGCCACATTCGGCCACTCGCATGTGCCGCCTGCGGCGTCGCTGACGCGGCTCCTGGCCCGACTGGAATCTGCCCGACAGGAAGCTGTCCGACAGGGAAATGCCGCCGCGCTGGAGGAAATCGCCATCGATCTGGCGGGCATCGCGCTGCATGTGGATGCCGGGCTGCGCCCACGATCGGGCCGCCTTGGCCGTCACGACGCCCAGCGCGTATCGGATGCCGTACGCCGTATCGAAGCCAGTGCGCAACTGGCTGACGACAGCCTGACGCTGGGCGAGCTTTCCCGCGAAGCCGGTCTCAGTCCCTGGCATTTCCTTCGGGTGTTCCGCCGCGTGGTGGGCATGACCCCGCATCAATACGTGTTGCGCACACGCATGCACCGCGCTGCCGTGCAGTTGCGCGACTCCACCACATCCATTTCGGGCATTGCCTTCGAGGCCGGATTCAGCGATCTGTCCACATTCAATCACCGCTTCCGCGCCGTGATGGGCATGAACCCGGGTTCGTATCGCGCCCGGCCGAAATGCTGA
- a CDS encoding carboxypeptidase-like regulatory domain-containing protein: protein MNNSNALSNKHSQRRSSFARSLVISAAVALCGAAGSLAVHAQSTAGTVFGVAPAGDSIVVHSDANGLQRRVHADSKGRYKVKMVPTGVYVVTLEENGQAVVKHTNVTVRAGGGIKVDFDCAKGECGKPADKS, encoded by the coding sequence ATGAACAACAGCAATGCCCTTTCGAACAAGCATTCGCAGCGTCGCTCATCTTTCGCACGCAGCCTGGTCATTTCCGCCGCCGTCGCCCTGTGCGGTGCGGCAGGATCGCTGGCGGTCCATGCACAGTCCACGGCCGGCACCGTTTTCGGCGTCGCACCGGCGGGCGACAGCATCGTGGTTCATAGCGACGCCAATGGTCTGCAGCGTCGGGTTCACGCCGATTCCAAGGGCCGCTACAAGGTCAAGATGGTTCCGACCGGTGTCTACGTCGTGACACTCGAAGAGAACGGACAAGCCGTGGTCAAGCACACCAATGTGACCGTTCGTGCCGGCGGCGGCATCAAGGTCGATTTCGATTGCGCCAAGGGCGAATGCGGCAAGCCCGCAGACAAGTCCTGA
- a CDS encoding phospholipase D family protein: protein MRYLIKAVGSALLGLALAACSPPAPVVKPVSKALPPTVSTPAARYVHAEADKHQEQSGFRLLMRSTNALMSRVALADHAQHSLDLQYYIFDNDATGRLMAQRLLAAADRGVRVRLLVDDINASQAIDLFDALDTHPDIEVRLFNPFATKSPSLLSRATQFLLDTHRLNRRMHNKSFIADGNVAIVGGRNIGNAYFDAGENTNFRDLDLIAIGPVVNQASHAFDEYWNCDAAYPVKAFHGKHADHFDLAKLRVELAHDARVFAQSDYAQATLDALPHGASADRPGSWFWGPATLVADQPSKIEAGPDQPQLRIGPDIKAMTDATQHELLLISPYFIPGERGSAYLDALARRGVTVKVLTNSLASNDEPIVYSGYSRYRRSLLESGVQLFELQPATGASQAATSGGTSSGVSLHAKAIVVDRHKVFIGSMNMDARSKLLNTEMGIIVDCPPLAAAVTEFFDTATLPEYAYRVSLKADGSAHGAIQWQATEHGKPVTYDHDPGVTASRRVEVKMLKLLPLESLL, encoded by the coding sequence ATGCGGTATCTCATCAAGGCGGTCGGATCGGCCTTGCTCGGCCTGGCGCTGGCGGCCTGCTCGCCGCCGGCGCCGGTGGTCAAGCCGGTGTCGAAGGCGTTGCCGCCCACCGTGAGCACGCCGGCGGCGCGCTACGTGCACGCCGAGGCGGACAAGCACCAGGAGCAATCCGGTTTTCGTCTGCTGATGCGCAGCACCAATGCACTGATGAGCCGCGTGGCGCTGGCCGACCATGCGCAGCACTCGCTTGACCTGCAGTACTACATCTTCGACAACGACGCGACCGGACGGCTGATGGCGCAGCGGCTGCTGGCCGCGGCCGATCGCGGCGTGCGCGTGCGCCTGCTGGTGGACGACATCAACGCCAGCCAGGCGATCGACCTGTTCGACGCGCTGGACACCCATCCGGACATCGAGGTGCGCCTGTTCAACCCGTTTGCCACGAAGAGTCCATCGCTGCTGTCCAGGGCCACCCAGTTCCTGCTTGATACGCACCGGCTCAACCGCCGCATGCACAACAAGTCGTTCATCGCCGATGGCAACGTGGCGATCGTGGGCGGACGCAATATCGGTAATGCGTACTTCGATGCGGGCGAGAACACCAACTTCCGCGACCTCGACCTGATCGCGATCGGACCGGTGGTGAACCAGGCCTCGCACGCGTTCGACGAGTACTGGAACTGCGACGCGGCCTATCCGGTGAAGGCGTTCCACGGCAAGCACGCCGACCATTTCGACCTGGCGAAGCTGCGGGTGGAGCTGGCCCACGATGCGCGCGTGTTCGCGCAATCGGACTATGCGCAGGCGACGCTGGACGCCCTGCCCCATGGCGCATCCGCCGATCGTCCGGGCAGCTGGTTCTGGGGGCCGGCCACGCTGGTGGCCGACCAGCCGTCCAAGATCGAGGCCGGGCCCGACCAGCCGCAGTTGCGCATCGGTCCGGACATCAAGGCGATGACCGATGCCACGCAGCACGAACTGCTGCTGATCTCGCCCTACTTCATTCCCGGCGAGCGTGGCTCGGCGTATCTGGACGCGCTGGCCAGGCGCGGCGTGACGGTCAAGGTACTGACCAATTCGCTCGCCTCCAACGACGAGCCGATCGTGTACTCGGGCTACTCGCGCTATCGCCGCTCGCTGCTGGAAAGCGGCGTGCAACTGTTCGAACTGCAACCGGCCACGGGCGCGTCGCAAGCGGCCACCTCCGGCGGCACCTCGTCCGGCGTCAGCCTGCACGCCAAGGCCATCGTGGTGGATCGGCACAAGGTGTTCATCGGCTCGATGAACATGGACGCGCGCTCGAAACTGCTCAACACCGAGATGGGCATCATCGTCGACTGCCCGCCGCTGGCCGCCGCGGTGACCGAGTTCTTCGACACCGCCACCTTGCCCGAGTACGCCTACAGGGTGTCGCTGAAAGCCGACGGATCGGCGCACGGTGCCATCCAATGGCAGGCCACCGAACACGGCAAGCCGGTGACCTACGACCACGACCCCGGCGTTACCGCCAGCCGCCGGGTCGAGGTAAAGATGCTCAAGCTGCTGCCGCTGGAAAGCCTGCTCTAG
- a CDS encoding YadA-like family protein, whose protein sequence is MHRHIAHRRLPAASILSLALLAALSTPAFAADPACVDTAGNPTGASTDQGNEGGTDNATCASATSAFGHSNVASGIDSSTFGSYNVASGYEGSAFGVGNFAPGQWSSAFGGFNQATALDSSAFGFNNRAKGEYGSALGYRNLATANASSALGFRATTVGTGSTALAGWYDANNNGAEDIDLDLDQDGINESSSETAYTTGTSAVALGAGVAAKGNYSVAIGVDNSAEGQNSMAIGSHNVAGVGALAYGVSNSVEPNSSAFGFGNAVFGSSNYAFGGGNHVEGLGNNVFGLNSNVEGTNANAFGIVNEVQGDRANGYGYNNKAYGADSSAFGNGNFAGGASSGAFGYGNNAGAPRSSAIGYRNTTWSADSTAFGYGGTAFGVGSLSVSSWLDLNGNGEMDLDLDAAGNPGCPTVDCVASTEGAVAGGAWSVAVGGAVWARGDKSVAMGQANTAMGASSTALGSHGTATGRGSLALSTFFVAEGTPTPDVDTDGDGTSDAYSRGAIAVGESAVAVGAGVRADGDYSSAFGNGNIAGADYASAFGFGSEARNIGSTAIGYQAVADRDYAVSVGQIGVEHQIIHVAAGTEATDAVNLGQLNTAIAGLSGDGTPVHFFSVNSTDSSAGNYNNDGATGTDAMAVGVNDAASGSQSSALGTRNTASADFSSAVGNNNMATGMYAQAFGINNVVSGTSGMAFGDMNTAGDYASAFGRFNNAVGENSVAFGLVNNANATASAAIGINATANAAQSTAIGYGAVADRERTISVGSAGYEQQITNMGDGTADTDAVNVRQMRSVVDWFGGGASFTDGVFTAPTFVVQGSSFSDVASAFAAVDTQLTGLHDQIDNIEVGSGSQGPAGPQGPQGPQGPAGPQGEPGLDGTGSGSALAVEYDDAGKATATLGGTDGTQVKNVTDGADPMDAVNKRQMDAGDAATAAQTLNSSKSYTDSRFATWNDSFTQYQQQVGRRFAQTDKRISQVGAMGTAMTQMAVNASNGSGPNGRIAIGMGAQGGQGAVSIGYGKRVGDHGSFSLGASFSRGESSAGAGFGFDL, encoded by the coding sequence ATGCACCGCCACATTGCACATCGCCGCCTGCCGGCGGCTTCCATCCTGTCGCTGGCCCTGTTGGCAGCGCTGTCCACTCCTGCCTTCGCCGCCGATCCGGCCTGTGTCGACACTGCCGGCAATCCGACCGGAGCCTCGACCGACCAGGGCAACGAAGGCGGCACCGACAACGCAACCTGCGCCTCCGCCACGAGTGCCTTCGGCCATTCGAACGTGGCCAGCGGGATCGATAGCAGCACGTTCGGCAGTTACAACGTGGCGTCCGGATACGAAGGCAGCGCCTTTGGCGTGGGGAATTTCGCCCCGGGGCAATGGAGCAGTGCGTTCGGCGGTTTCAACCAGGCCACCGCGCTGGACAGCAGCGCGTTCGGCTTCAACAACCGGGCCAAGGGCGAATATGGCAGCGCCCTGGGCTATCGAAACTTGGCCACGGCCAATGCCAGCAGCGCGCTGGGCTTCCGCGCCACCACGGTGGGCACTGGCAGCACGGCCCTGGCGGGGTGGTACGACGCCAACAACAATGGCGCCGAAGACATCGATCTGGACCTGGACCAGGACGGCATCAACGAGTCGTCCAGCGAAACGGCCTACACCACCGGTACCAGCGCGGTCGCGCTGGGCGCCGGCGTGGCGGCGAAGGGAAATTACAGCGTCGCCATCGGCGTGGACAACAGCGCCGAGGGACAGAACAGCATGGCCATCGGCAGCCACAACGTCGCCGGTGTCGGCGCCCTTGCCTATGGCGTCAGCAACAGCGTGGAACCGAACAGCAGCGCCTTTGGCTTCGGCAATGCGGTCTTCGGTTCCAGCAACTATGCCTTCGGCGGCGGCAACCATGTCGAAGGGCTCGGCAACAACGTCTTCGGCCTCAACAGCAATGTCGAGGGCACCAACGCCAACGCCTTCGGCATCGTCAACGAAGTCCAGGGGGACAGGGCCAACGGCTACGGTTACAACAACAAGGCCTACGGCGCCGACAGCAGCGCGTTCGGCAACGGCAACTTCGCCGGCGGCGCGTCCAGCGGTGCATTCGGATATGGCAACAACGCCGGTGCCCCGCGTAGCAGCGCGATCGGTTATCGCAATACCACGTGGTCTGCGGACAGCACGGCTTTCGGTTATGGCGGCACCGCCTTCGGTGTTGGCAGCCTGTCGGTATCGAGCTGGCTTGACCTCAATGGCAATGGCGAAATGGATCTGGATCTGGACGCCGCCGGCAACCCGGGCTGTCCCACCGTCGACTGTGTGGCCAGCACCGAGGGCGCCGTTGCCGGGGGAGCATGGTCGGTCGCCGTGGGCGGCGCGGTGTGGGCGCGCGGCGACAAGAGCGTGGCGATGGGCCAGGCCAATACGGCCATGGGCGCAAGCAGCACGGCGCTGGGCTCGCACGGCACGGCCACCGGCCGGGGCAGCCTGGCCTTGTCGACGTTCTTCGTCGCCGAAGGCACGCCCACGCCCGACGTCGACACCGATGGCGATGGCACCAGCGACGCCTACAGCCGGGGCGCGATCGCCGTCGGGGAAAGTGCCGTCGCGGTGGGTGCGGGCGTGCGTGCGGATGGTGACTACAGCAGCGCGTTCGGCAATGGCAATATCGCCGGCGCCGATTACGCCAGCGCGTTCGGCTTCGGGTCCGAGGCACGGAACATCGGCAGCACCGCCATCGGTTACCAGGCCGTCGCCGATCGCGACTACGCGGTCAGCGTGGGCCAGATCGGCGTGGAACACCAGATCATCCACGTCGCCGCCGGCACCGAGGCGACCGACGCGGTCAATCTGGGACAGCTGAACACAGCCATTGCCGGTCTCAGCGGCGACGGCACGCCGGTGCATTTCTTCAGCGTCAACTCTACCGACAGCAGCGCCGGCAATTACAACAATGACGGCGCGACCGGCACGGATGCGATGGCGGTGGGCGTGAACGATGCCGCCAGTGGCAGCCAGAGCAGCGCATTGGGCACCAGGAATACCGCTTCGGCGGACTTCAGTTCGGCCGTTGGCAACAACAACATGGCTACCGGCATGTACGCCCAGGCATTCGGTATCAACAACGTTGTCAGCGGCACGTCGGGCATGGCCTTCGGCGACATGAATACCGCCGGCGACTACGCCAGCGCATTCGGTCGCTTCAACAACGCGGTCGGCGAAAACAGCGTCGCCTTCGGATTGGTCAACAACGCAAATGCCACGGCCAGCGCCGCGATCGGCATCAACGCCACGGCCAATGCCGCGCAAAGCACCGCCATCGGCTACGGCGCAGTGGCTGATCGCGAGCGCACCATTTCGGTCGGCAGCGCCGGCTATGAGCAGCAAATCACCAACATGGGCGATGGCACCGCGGACACCGATGCGGTCAACGTGCGGCAGATGCGTTCGGTCGTGGACTGGTTCGGCGGCGGCGCCTCGTTCACCGATGGCGTGTTCACTGCACCGACCTTCGTCGTTCAGGGCAGCAGCTTCAGCGATGTGGCCTCGGCGTTCGCGGCGGTGGACACGCAGCTCACCGGCCTGCACGACCAGATCGACAACATCGAGGTCGGCTCCGGTTCGCAGGGGCCCGCCGGTCCGCAGGGGCCACAGGGGCCACAGGGGCCCGCCGGTCCGCAGGGGGAACCGGGACTGGACGGCACGGGCAGTGGCAGCGCGCTGGCGGTGGAGTACGACGACGCCGGCAAGGCGACGGCGACGCTGGGCGGGACGGATGGCACCCAGGTGAAGAACGTGACCGACGGCGCCGACCCGATGGACGCGGTGAACAAGCGGCAGATGGATGCCGGCGATGCCGCCACCGCTGCCCAGACGCTGAACTCCTCGAAGTCGTACACCGACAGCAGGTTCGCGACCTGGAACGACAGTTTCACCCAGTATCAGCAGCAGGTCGGCAGGCGTTTTGCGCAGACCGACAAGCGCATCAGCCAGGTCGGCGCGATGGGCACCGCGATGACCCAGATGGCGGTCAACGCATCCAATGGCAGTGGCCCGAATGGACGCATCGCGATCGGCATGGGCGCGCAAGGAGGCCAGGGCGCGGTATCGATCGGCTATGGCAAGCGTGTCGGCGACCACGGCTCGTTCTCGCTGGGTGCCAGCTTCAGTCGCGGTGAGTCCAGCGCCGGCGCCGGCTTCGGCTTCGACCTGTAA
- a CDS encoding ECF-type sigma factor, with translation MQATSQQPEVTVLLTRARAGDSAALGQAYSAVYDELKRAARSQLRRMRDDFQTTALVHEAYLKLGGAQMAAVDRNHLLALSARAMRQVLVDNARARKADKRGGGLDALTLSAALGKGEQAAVEVLALDELLSSLSRLDERAAQIVELRYFGGYSEVEVAAMLDISDRTLRRDWRRARAFLLAEIQA, from the coding sequence ATGCAGGCGACATCACAGCAGCCCGAGGTCACTGTGTTGCTCACCCGTGCCCGCGCGGGGGATAGCGCTGCGTTGGGCCAGGCCTACTCGGCGGTCTACGACGAACTCAAGCGCGCGGCGCGGTCGCAGCTTCGGCGCATGCGCGACGACTTCCAGACCACCGCGCTGGTGCACGAGGCCTACCTCAAGCTGGGCGGCGCGCAGATGGCGGCGGTGGACCGCAACCACCTGCTGGCGCTGTCCGCACGGGCGATGCGGCAGGTGCTGGTGGACAACGCACGCGCGCGCAAGGCGGACAAGCGCGGCGGCGGACTGGACGCCCTGACCCTGAGCGCCGCCCTGGGCAAGGGCGAGCAGGCCGCGGTCGAGGTGCTGGCGCTGGACGAGCTGCTGTCGTCCCTGTCCAGGCTCGACGAACGCGCCGCACAAATCGTCGAATTGCGTTACTTCGGCGGCTATTCCGAGGTCGAGGTTGCGGCGATGCTGGACATCAGCGACCGCACCCTGCGCCGCGACTGGCGCCGGGCGCGCGCCTTCCTGCTGGCGGAGATACAGGCGTGA